Proteins from a genomic interval of Bradyrhizobium sp. CCBAU 53340:
- a CDS encoding sugar phosphate isomerase/epimerase — MRDFSSDHRWLSLNTATVRKQGDLLQIIDACARHGIRAIDPWRDQVAAVGLDRAAHAVRDAGLALSGYCRGGMFTSDASRRTEVRDDNRRCVDEAKALGAPCIVLVVGGLPQYSRPGSEASKDIAAARGQVEEALAEMLDYAKQAKLPLAIEPLHPAYAADRACVNTTKQALDICDRLDPDRTGMLGVALDVYHIWWDPELMGQIARAGNDRLLAFHVCDWLVPTRDILNDRGMMGDGVIDIKSVRAAVEAQGFAGYSEIEIFSNDWWNKPMDEVLRTCIERHKTVV, encoded by the coding sequence ATGCGCGATTTCTCGTCCGATCATCGTTGGCTGTCGCTCAACACGGCGACGGTCCGCAAGCAGGGTGATCTCCTCCAGATCATCGACGCCTGCGCCAGGCACGGCATCCGCGCCATCGATCCCTGGCGCGATCAGGTCGCCGCCGTCGGCCTCGACCGCGCGGCGCACGCGGTGCGCGACGCCGGCCTTGCTCTGTCAGGCTATTGCCGCGGCGGCATGTTCACCTCGGATGCATCGCGCCGCACCGAAGTGCGTGACGACAACCGCCGCTGTGTGGACGAGGCCAAGGCGCTCGGCGCGCCCTGCATCGTGCTGGTCGTGGGCGGCCTGCCGCAATATTCGCGTCCCGGCAGCGAGGCGTCGAAGGATATTGCGGCAGCGCGCGGGCAGGTCGAGGAGGCTCTCGCCGAGATGCTTGACTATGCCAAACAGGCAAAGCTTCCGCTGGCCATCGAGCCTTTGCATCCGGCCTATGCCGCCGACCGTGCCTGCGTCAACACGACCAAGCAGGCGCTCGACATCTGCGACCGGCTCGACCCTGATCGCACCGGCATGCTCGGTGTCGCGCTCGACGTCTATCACATCTGGTGGGACCCGGAGCTGATGGGCCAGATCGCGCGCGCAGGCAATGATCGCCTGCTCGCGTTCCACGTCTGCGACTGGCTGGTGCCGACGAGAGATATTCTCAACGACCGCGGCATGATGGGCGATGGTGTCATCGACATCAAATCGGTGCGCGCCGCTGTCGAGGCACAGGGCTTTGCCGGCTATTCGGAGATCGAAATCTTCTCCAATGACTGGTGGAACAAGCCGATGGACGAGGTGCTGCGCACCTGCATTGAACGGCACAAGACGGTGGTTTAG
- a CDS encoding dihydrodipicolinate synthase family protein: protein MNKPVLPMSSLSLKLPKADRSIETYRLAASRTFPAKLEGPLNRIAFSAVHTVANPFADNDPWLSVAVDWDKTIAFREHVWDLGLGVAEAMDTAQRGMGLDWPTSLELITRSVGAAKRRNALVFSGAGTDHLAVEDAKSLDDVIRAYEKQIAAVEKVGGRIILMASRALAKLGRNADDYAKVYDRVLSQVREPVIIHWLGDMFDPALTGYWGTKDLDKAMDTAVAIINGNAGKVDGVKVSLLDKQREIDMRRRLDKRIKMYTGDDFNYAELIAGDDQGFSHALLGIFDAIAPAASYALSRLATGDEAGFHDVLGPTVPLSRHIFKAPTRFYKTGVVFMAYLNGHQDHFTMVGGQESARSMLHLAELFRLADQAGLLANPELATRRMKTVLASHGLED, encoded by the coding sequence ATGAACAAACCCGTCCTGCCAATGTCGTCCCTGTCGCTGAAGCTGCCCAAAGCCGATCGCTCGATCGAGACCTATCGGCTCGCGGCCTCGCGTACCTTCCCCGCCAAGCTCGAAGGGCCGCTGAACCGCATCGCCTTCTCGGCCGTGCACACCGTCGCCAATCCCTTCGCCGACAACGATCCCTGGCTTTCGGTCGCCGTCGACTGGGACAAGACCATCGCCTTTCGCGAGCACGTCTGGGATCTCGGCCTCGGCGTCGCCGAGGCCATGGACACCGCGCAGCGCGGCATGGGGCTGGACTGGCCGACCTCGCTGGAACTGATCACACGCTCGGTTGGCGCCGCCAAGCGGCGCAACGCGCTGGTGTTCTCCGGCGCCGGGACGGATCATCTCGCGGTCGAGGACGCCAAAAGTCTCGACGACGTGATCCGCGCCTATGAGAAGCAGATCGCGGCAGTCGAGAAGGTCGGCGGCCGCATCATCCTGATGGCGTCGCGCGCGCTGGCCAAGCTCGGCCGCAATGCCGATGATTACGCGAAGGTCTATGACCGCGTGCTCTCGCAGGTCCGCGAGCCCGTCATCATTCACTGGCTCGGCGACATGTTCGATCCGGCGCTGACGGGCTATTGGGGCACCAAAGATCTCGACAAGGCGATGGATACGGCCGTCGCCATCATCAACGGCAACGCCGGCAAGGTGGATGGCGTCAAGGTCTCGCTGCTCGACAAACAGCGCGAGATCGACATGCGCCGCCGCCTCGACAAGCGCATCAAGATGTACACCGGCGACGATTTCAATTACGCGGAGCTGATCGCCGGCGATGACCAGGGCTTTTCACACGCGCTGCTCGGCATCTTCGATGCCATTGCGCCGGCGGCGTCCTATGCGCTGTCGCGGCTGGCGACCGGCGACGAGGCCGGCTTCCACGACGTCCTGGGACCGACCGTGCCGCTGTCGCGCCACATCTTCAAGGCGCCGACACGCTTCTACAAGACCGGCGTCGTCTTCATGGCCTATCTCAACGGCCACCAGGACCATTTCACCATGGTCGGCGGGCAGGAGAGCGCCCGCTCGATGCTGCATCTGGCCGAACTGTTCCGGCTTGCCGATCAGGCCGGCCTGCTCGCCAATCCTGAACTGGCGACGCGGCGGATGAAGACTGTGCTCGCCTCGCACGGATTGGAAGACTGA
- a CDS encoding Gfo/Idh/MocA family protein, with the protein MTTQRLGLIMNGVTGRMGLNQHLIRSIVAIREQGGVRLKSGDRVMPDPILVGRSAEKVEALARRYNITRFTTDLDAALADKNDTMFFDAATTQARPGLLTHAINAGKHVYCEKPIATNFEEALEVVKLANAKGVKHGTVQDKLFLPGLKKIAFLRDSGFFGRILSVRGEFGYWVFEGGWQEAQRPSWNYRSEDGGGIILDMVCHWRYVLDNLFGNVQSVVCIGNTDIPERFDEQGKPYKATADDSAYATFQLEGGVIAHINMSWVTRVYRDDLVTFQVDGTHGSAVAGLTDCMIQARQATPRPVWNPDEKRLHDFYGDWQKLPDNVTYDNGFKEQWEMFIRHVYEDAPYKFTLLEGAKGVQLAECALKSWKERRWIDVAPIKA; encoded by the coding sequence ATGACCACCCAACGCCTCGGCCTCATCATGAACGGCGTTACCGGCCGCATGGGGCTCAACCAGCATCTGATCCGCTCGATCGTCGCGATCCGCGAGCAGGGTGGCGTTCGCTTGAAGAGCGGCGACCGCGTCATGCCCGATCCGATCCTGGTCGGGCGCAGTGCCGAGAAGGTCGAGGCGCTCGCCAGGCGCTACAATATCACGCGCTTTACCACCGATCTCGATGCGGCGCTCGCCGACAAGAACGACACCATGTTCTTCGACGCCGCGACCACCCAGGCCCGGCCCGGCCTGCTGACCCACGCGATCAATGCCGGCAAGCATGTCTATTGCGAGAAGCCGATCGCGACGAATTTCGAGGAGGCGCTCGAAGTCGTCAAGCTCGCCAATGCCAAGGGCGTCAAGCACGGCACGGTGCAGGACAAGCTGTTCCTGCCGGGGCTGAAGAAGATTGCCTTCCTGCGCGATAGCGGCTTCTTCGGCCGCATCCTCTCGGTGCGCGGCGAGTTCGGCTATTGGGTGTTCGAGGGTGGCTGGCAGGAGGCGCAGCGGCCGTCCTGGAATTACCGCAGCGAGGATGGCGGCGGCATCATCCTCGACATGGTCTGCCACTGGCGCTACGTGCTCGATAACCTGTTCGGCAACGTCCAGAGCGTGGTCTGCATCGGCAACACCGACATTCCCGAGCGCTTTGACGAGCAGGGCAAGCCGTACAAGGCGACCGCGGACGATTCCGCCTACGCGACCTTCCAGCTCGAAGGCGGCGTCATCGCCCACATCAACATGTCCTGGGTCACCCGCGTCTATCGCGACGACCTCGTCACCTTCCAGGTCGACGGTACCCACGGCTCGGCCGTTGCCGGCCTCACCGACTGCATGATCCAGGCGCGACAGGCAACGCCGCGTCCGGTGTGGAATCCCGACGAGAAGCGGCTGCACGATTTCTACGGCGACTGGCAGAAGCTGCCTGATAACGTCACCTACGACAACGGCTTCAAAGAGCAGTGGGAGATGTTCATCCGCCACGTCTATGAGGATGCCCCTTACAAGTTCACGCTGCTCGAAGGCGCCAAGGGCGTGCAGCTCGCCGAGTGCGCGCTGAAGAGCTGGAAGGAGCGGCGCTGGATCGACGTCGCCCCGATCAAGGCGTGA
- a CDS encoding ABC transporter ATP-binding protein codes for MKPATIVSETVQPAAHLRLVSDRAAGDASGIKLSGVSKTYRTRDGDVPSLRPLDFHINDGEFFVVVGPSGCGKSTLLKLISGLLPPTAGEVLVEGETVTKPHGNVGIVFQNALLLPWRNILSNVMLPIDMKRLPRDEYLARAKALLKLVGLEGFEKKLPWQLSGGMQQRASICRALVHDPRIMLMDEPFGALDALTRERMNVELMRIQRETKKTVLLITHSIPEAVFLADRVLVMTERPGAIAAIYDVPLSRPRSLDVMADPIFTELVQRIRKHFFSQGSLD; via the coding sequence GTGAAACCTGCGACGATCGTGAGCGAAACCGTGCAACCGGCCGCGCATCTGAGACTGGTGAGCGACCGAGCTGCCGGCGATGCGTCGGGCATCAAGCTGTCAGGCGTGTCGAAAACCTACCGGACGCGTGACGGCGATGTGCCGTCGCTGCGGCCGCTCGACTTCCATATCAATGACGGAGAATTCTTTGTCGTGGTCGGCCCAAGCGGCTGTGGCAAGTCCACGCTGCTCAAGCTGATCTCCGGCCTGCTGCCGCCGACCGCGGGCGAGGTTCTGGTCGAAGGCGAAACGGTGACGAAGCCGCACGGCAATGTCGGCATCGTCTTCCAGAACGCGCTCTTGCTGCCCTGGCGCAATATCCTCTCCAACGTGATGCTGCCGATCGACATGAAGCGGTTGCCGCGCGACGAATATCTCGCCCGTGCCAAGGCGCTGCTCAAGCTGGTCGGGCTGGAAGGGTTCGAGAAGAAGCTGCCCTGGCAGCTCTCCGGCGGCATGCAGCAGCGCGCCTCGATCTGCCGGGCCCTGGTGCACGATCCCAGGATCATGCTGATGGACGAGCCGTTCGGCGCGCTCGATGCGCTGACGCGCGAACGCATGAATGTCGAGCTGATGCGGATCCAGCGCGAGACGAAGAAGACCGTGCTGTTGATCACCCATTCGATTCCGGAAGCCGTGTTTCTCGCCGACCGCGTGCTTGTGATGACCGAGCGGCCCGGTGCGATCGCCGCGATCTACGATGTGCCGCTGTCGCGGCCGCGCTCGCTCGACGTGATGGCCGATCCTATCTTCACCGAGCTGGTGCAACGCATCCGCAAGCATTTCTTCTCGCAAGGTTCGCTGGACTGA
- a CDS encoding ABC transporter substrate-binding protein, with protein MKRWIGAVAAALMALAGSPAQAADKVVLMLNWYVYGEHAPFYYGKAKGIYAAEGIDLEIQEGRGSAATTQAVAAKTADFGYVDVPTMMRAAIKGAPVIATGVLLQTSPMSAMGFADKNIRKPEDIKRKTVAITPADSMTQIWPLFLKKTGLKESDFQTVAGDGQTKLNAVINGQADLLLGYVMDQSMKIKDATGKDVYPIKFADYGINMVSSGIIANTDYVKANADLVRRFMSATTKAVEAAEKEPKAAAQSILDANPKGGKIDTLTQGFELTIPLYRTAETKGKRPFQVTDQNMTDSVNLMVEYGGLDAKAKENPKAFYTNDYLPKSGT; from the coding sequence ATGAAGCGGTGGATTGGGGCTGTTGCAGCGGCGCTGATGGCGCTTGCAGGTTCGCCGGCGCAGGCAGCCGACAAGGTCGTGCTGATGCTCAACTGGTACGTCTATGGTGAGCACGCGCCGTTCTATTACGGCAAGGCCAAGGGCATCTATGCCGCCGAAGGCATCGACCTCGAGATCCAGGAAGGCCGCGGCTCGGCCGCGACCACCCAGGCCGTCGCCGCCAAGACCGCCGATTTCGGCTATGTCGACGTGCCCACCATGATGCGCGCCGCGATCAAGGGCGCGCCCGTGATTGCGACCGGCGTGCTGCTGCAGACCTCGCCGATGTCCGCGATGGGCTTTGCCGACAAGAACATCAGGAAGCCGGAGGACATCAAGCGCAAGACGGTGGCGATCACGCCGGCCGATTCGATGACCCAGATCTGGCCGCTGTTCCTGAAGAAGACCGGTCTGAAGGAGAGCGACTTCCAGACGGTTGCCGGCGACGGCCAGACCAAGCTCAACGCTGTCATCAACGGCCAGGCTGATCTCCTGCTCGGCTACGTCATGGACCAATCGATGAAGATCAAGGACGCCACCGGCAAGGACGTCTACCCGATCAAGTTCGCCGACTACGGCATCAACATGGTCTCGTCAGGCATCATCGCCAACACCGATTATGTCAAGGCCAACGCCGACCTCGTCCGCCGCTTCATGTCGGCGACGACCAAGGCGGTCGAAGCCGCCGAGAAGGAGCCGAAGGCGGCCGCGCAGTCGATCCTCGATGCCAACCCCAAGGGCGGCAAGATCGACACGCTCACGCAGGGTTTTGAGCTGACCATTCCGCTCTACCGGACCGCCGAGACCAAGGGCAAGCGGCCGTTCCAGGTCACCGACCAGAACATGACCGATAGCGTCAACCTGATGGTCGAATATGGCGGCCTCGATGCCAAGGCCAAGGAGAACCCGAAGGCGTTCTACACCAACGACTATCTGCCGAAGAGTGGCACGTGA
- a CDS encoding ABC transporter permease — MAEPKPQNALSRLLNAAWVRPFLFLVFIVVAWDLSIRLFRIPAYQIPAPADVVAVLRSDWPELLRQCWPTTYATVCGFLLSALFGIPVAMLIAGSKTVESYVYPLLVFSQSVPKIAIAPLFVVWFGFGIIPKVISAFLLGFFPVVVSAVQGFKSVDPDMVDLARAMQGSRFQVFCAVNLPHALPAIFSGLKVSVTLAVVGAVVGEFVGSNSGIGYVMQRSIGTFDLPTMFAALVILALLGVILFWIVDRIEKLIIPWHVSQREEVIFAS, encoded by the coding sequence TTGGCCGAACCGAAGCCGCAAAATGCGCTGTCCAGATTGCTGAATGCGGCCTGGGTTCGGCCGTTCTTGTTCCTGGTCTTCATCGTCGTGGCTTGGGATCTTTCGATCCGGCTGTTCAGGATTCCCGCCTACCAGATCCCGGCGCCGGCCGACGTCGTCGCGGTGCTGCGCTCCGACTGGCCGGAACTGCTGCGCCAGTGCTGGCCGACCACCTATGCCACCGTCTGCGGCTTCCTGCTGTCGGCGCTGTTCGGCATTCCCGTCGCCATGCTGATCGCGGGCTCGAAGACGGTGGAGAGCTACGTCTATCCGCTCTTGGTGTTCTCGCAATCGGTGCCGAAGATCGCGATCGCGCCCTTGTTCGTGGTCTGGTTCGGCTTCGGCATCATTCCGAAAGTGATCTCCGCGTTCCTGCTCGGCTTCTTCCCCGTGGTGGTCTCGGCGGTGCAGGGCTTCAAATCGGTCGATCCTGACATGGTCGATCTCGCCCGCGCCATGCAGGGCAGCCGCTTCCAGGTGTTCTGCGCGGTGAACCTGCCGCACGCGCTGCCGGCGATCTTCTCCGGCCTCAAGGTGTCGGTGACGCTCGCCGTGGTCGGCGCGGTCGTCGGTGAGTTCGTCGGCTCCAATTCCGGCATCGGCTACGTGATGCAGCGCTCGATCGGCACGTTCGACCTGCCGACCATGTTTGCAGCGCTCGTCATCCTCGCCCTGCTCGGCGTCATCCTGTTCTGGATCGTCGACCGCATCGAGAAGCTGATCATTCCCTGGCACGTCAGCCAGCGCGAAGAGGTGATCTTCGCCTCCTAA
- a CDS encoding TetR/AcrR family transcriptional regulator — MRLRILEAAKQEFATHGLAGARVDRIAAKAGANKRMLYYHVGNKDELYLTVLEGAYDKIRSEERGLDLEHLDPPEAIRRLIEFTWGYFLRNPEFLSLLQTENLARAKHLKRSTKVKSMHSPFVEMIRTVVRRGVESGDFQVAVDPVQLYISIAALSFFYLSNSATLSVIFGRDLMAKDAKDERLAHMVGLVLAALTGKSVALFEIAKAPKPRAAVAQTA; from the coding sequence ATGCGGCTGCGCATTCTCGAGGCTGCCAAGCAGGAATTTGCCACCCACGGCCTCGCCGGCGCCCGCGTCGATCGCATCGCCGCCAAGGCCGGCGCCAACAAGCGCATGCTTTATTATCACGTCGGCAACAAGGACGAGCTCTACCTCACAGTGCTCGAAGGCGCTTATGACAAGATCCGCAGCGAGGAGCGGGGGCTCGACCTCGAGCATCTCGATCCGCCCGAGGCGATCAGGCGGCTGATCGAGTTCACCTGGGGCTACTTCCTGCGCAATCCCGAGTTCCTGTCGCTGCTCCAGACCGAGAACCTCGCCCGCGCCAAGCACCTCAAGCGCTCGACCAAGGTCAAGTCGATGCACTCGCCCTTCGTCGAGATGATCCGCACCGTGGTGCGGCGCGGCGTCGAGTCCGGCGATTTCCAGGTCGCAGTCGATCCGGTGCAGCTCTACATCTCGATCGCGGCGCTCAGCTTCTTCTATCTCTCCAACTCGGCGACACTCAGCGTGATCTTTGGTCGTGATTTGATGGCCAAGGACGCCAAGGACGAGCGCCTCGCACACATGGTCGGCCTCGTGCTGGCCGCGCTGACGGGAAAGTCGGTGGCGCTGTTCGAGATCGCGAAAGCGCCGAAGCCGCGCGCCGCGGTGGCACAGACGGCGTAG
- a CDS encoding VOC family protein: MITGLDHIVVLVKDIGAAKAVYQTLLARAPAWQNSGEGADRVLFTLDNMTIELMAPSGFTATADRMRALLEDQEGMLASLCFRVADIGKMHRRLDRVALKPDPVTEVESSDDVSGAVLHWKRTRATTELTRGVRMFFLELAEERPKSVASDIAPIEGLDHVVITSEDSDRAAALYGARLGLDLALDRSHHDWGQLMFFRCGDLIVEVVRRPVAGGDVSHDRLWGLSWRVADIDATRARLIAAGLDVSEVRNGRKPGTRIMTVRSGTCGIQTVLLERSPKPEE; this comes from the coding sequence ATGATCACCGGCCTCGATCATATCGTTGTTCTGGTCAAGGATATCGGAGCGGCCAAGGCGGTTTACCAGACGCTGCTCGCCCGCGCGCCGGCCTGGCAGAATTCCGGCGAGGGCGCCGACCGCGTGCTGTTCACCCTCGACAACATGACCATCGAATTGATGGCGCCGAGCGGCTTCACCGCAACGGCGGACCGGATGCGCGCGCTGCTCGAAGACCAGGAGGGCATGCTGGCCAGCCTGTGCTTTCGTGTCGCAGACATCGGCAAGATGCACCGGCGGCTGGACCGGGTGGCGCTGAAACCCGATCCCGTCACCGAGGTCGAGAGCAGCGACGACGTATCAGGTGCGGTGCTGCATTGGAAGCGTACGCGGGCCACGACCGAGTTGACGCGCGGCGTGCGCATGTTCTTCCTCGAGCTTGCCGAGGAGCGCCCGAAGTCGGTTGCGTCAGACATCGCTCCGATCGAGGGGCTCGATCATGTCGTGATCACATCGGAGGATTCCGATCGCGCCGCCGCGCTCTACGGCGCGCGTCTCGGGCTCGATCTCGCGCTCGACCGCTCCCACCACGACTGGGGCCAGTTGATGTTCTTCCGCTGCGGCGATCTCATCGTCGAAGTGGTGCGCCGCCCCGTCGCGGGCGGCGATGTCAGTCATGACCGTCTCTGGGGCCTGAGCTGGCGCGTCGCCGACATCGACGCCACCCGCGCCCGCCTCATCGCTGCCGGCCTCGACGTCAGCGAAGTGCGTAACGGCCGCAAGCCCGGCACGCGCATCATGACCGTGCGAAGCGGCACCTGCGGGATCCAGACCGTGCTCTTGGAGCGCTCGCCGAAGCCGGAGGAGTAG
- a CDS encoding sugar kinase, producing the protein MQALFIGQTYIDVVFITDHMPTGDEKHVASDYAVSFGGNAVTAAFCCAKLGIVPDLIATAANDWLGRMFQDMCAKYAISLHGRKVNQSSLSFIMPKDGKRAIVRCRDDDHIHPFPMLNLGGCRALHVDGHQPDAAIHYAKVCREAGILTSLDGGGLRTNTHELLEFIDVAIVAERLCEQMDLTPEKMLDYLKSRGCKIGGVTMGEKGLLWYDETGTVQVMPAMPIPRERVIDTNGAGDVFHGAYVYSYLAHPGKSWREHFDFARAASTFKIQRLGNEAGLPTLVDIAKVRHEFEVRV; encoded by the coding sequence ATGCAGGCTCTCTTTATCGGACAGACCTATATCGACGTCGTCTTCATCACCGACCACATGCCGACCGGCGACGAAAAGCACGTGGCTTCGGACTACGCGGTTTCCTTCGGCGGCAACGCGGTGACGGCGGCGTTCTGCTGCGCCAAGCTCGGCATCGTGCCCGACCTGATCGCGACCGCGGCCAATGACTGGCTGGGACGCATGTTCCAGGACATGTGCGCGAAATACGCGATCTCGCTGCACGGACGGAAGGTGAACCAGTCGTCGCTGTCCTTCATCATGCCGAAGGACGGCAAGCGCGCCATCGTCCGCTGCCGCGACGACGATCACATCCACCCGTTCCCGATGCTCAATCTCGGCGGCTGCCGCGCGCTGCATGTCGACGGCCACCAGCCGGATGCGGCGATCCATTACGCCAAGGTGTGCCGCGAGGCCGGCATCCTGACCTCGCTCGACGGCGGCGGGCTGCGCACCAACACGCATGAACTCCTGGAGTTCATCGACGTCGCGATCGTCGCCGAGCGGCTGTGCGAGCAGATGGACCTGACGCCGGAGAAGATGCTCGATTACCTCAAGAGCCGCGGCTGCAAGATCGGCGGCGTCACCATGGGCGAGAAGGGCCTGCTCTGGTACGACGAGACCGGGACGGTGCAGGTGATGCCAGCGATGCCGATCCCGCGCGAGCGCGTGATCGACACCAACGGCGCCGGCGACGTCTTCCACGGCGCCTATGTCTATTCTTATTTGGCCCATCCTGGCAAAAGCTGGCGCGAGCATTTCGACTTCGCCCGGGCCGCCTCGACCTTCAAGATCCAGCGGCTTGGCAACGAGGCGGGACTTCCGACCCTTGTGGACATCGCCAAAGTCAGGCACGAGTTCGAAGTTCGAGTCTAA
- the rbsK gene encoding ribokinase has translation MGRVFVAGSINMDVVATADRHPKVGETVAGREVLYFPGGKGANQAVAASRLGANTTLIGRLGKDAFGAELRAFLGAQGVDLSSVREADTHSGTAIITVAASDNTIVVIPGSNALVSADDVAAAPLAKGDVAVSQFEIPLPTIAAFFSRARDAGATTLLNPAPAQKMSAELLALVDILVLNETELGFLAGVELTESDEAAKIIAVARKLQARADQIICITLGKRGVLALAGNEEFAVPGRVVKAVDTTGAGDCFVGALASQLADGAPLRTALAFANAAASISVQRMGAGPSMPTAAEVAAVLGAG, from the coding sequence ATGGGGCGCGTCTTCGTCGCCGGCAGCATCAACATGGATGTGGTGGCGACCGCCGATCGCCATCCCAAGGTCGGCGAGACCGTCGCGGGCCGCGAGGTGCTGTATTTTCCCGGCGGCAAGGGCGCCAACCAGGCAGTCGCGGCATCCAGGCTCGGTGCGAACACGACGCTGATCGGACGTCTGGGCAAGGATGCGTTCGGGGCCGAGCTGAGGGCGTTCCTCGGCGCGCAGGGCGTCGATCTTAGCTCGGTGCGCGAGGCCGACACGCATAGCGGCACCGCGATCATCACGGTCGCGGCCTCCGACAACACCATTGTCGTCATTCCCGGCAGCAATGCGCTGGTCAGCGCGGACGACGTTGCGGCCGCACCGCTGGCAAAGGGCGATGTCGCGGTCAGCCAGTTCGAGATCCCGCTGCCGACCATTGCCGCGTTCTTCTCGCGCGCCCGCGACGCTGGCGCCACGACGCTGCTCAACCCGGCACCGGCGCAAAAGATGTCCGCCGAGCTGCTCGCGCTGGTCGACATCCTCGTGCTGAACGAGACCGAGCTCGGCTTTCTCGCCGGTGTTGAGCTGACCGAGAGCGACGAGGCAGCGAAGATCATCGCCGTCGCGCGAAAACTTCAGGCCCGCGCGGACCAGATCATCTGCATCACGCTCGGCAAGCGCGGCGTCCTCGCGCTCGCCGGCAACGAGGAATTTGCAGTGCCAGGCCGCGTAGTGAAGGCGGTCGACACCACAGGCGCCGGCGACTGCTTCGTCGGCGCGCTCGCCTCGCAGCTGGCCGATGGCGCGCCCCTGCGCACCGCCCTCGCCTTCGCCAACGCCGCCGCCTCGATCAGCGTGCAGCGCATGGGCGCGGGGCCGTCGATGCCGACGGCCGCGGAAGTGGCAGCGGTGCTTGGCGCTGGCTGA